A region from the Achromobacter seleniivolatilans genome encodes:
- a CDS encoding efflux RND transporter periplasmic adaptor subunit, translating into MTEAVSRDKLLATLLQLEKRARACANTQELAFLMVNDTHALAPYRQAALWMPGTGGDGEIAALSGLAVPDKNAPYTVWLASVLADRARDGASGVLLPQPDEQAMWAEHLPAHGLLLRLPLTAQDSKKPGDALLALWRDTPWPGSESTMLGLLADAYAHAWRALTPVARRRRASAWWGRLRHGERRTRWWLGLGAAVAVLMCVPVRQSVLAPAEVVARAPMAVRAPLQGVVDRIAVTPNQAVEKGQLLAALDVRDLEGRLESARQALAVAETELRQNQQQALVDDRSKATLALAQGKREQAASDMDFYAKAVARAQLRAERAGIALFDDPADWIGKPVALGERIMMVADPADVELEIHLPVGDAIELPAQAPVQLFLNTAPVAPLSATLLRVGYRAAPTADGAMAYRVRARFDEAGAQEVQPRVGLKGTAKLYGERTPLVGYLLRKPLATLRVWLGM; encoded by the coding sequence GTGACAGAAGCCGTATCGCGAGACAAGCTGCTGGCCACGTTGTTGCAGCTGGAAAAGCGCGCACGCGCCTGCGCCAATACGCAAGAGCTGGCCTTCTTGATGGTCAACGACACCCACGCGCTGGCGCCGTATCGGCAGGCGGCGCTGTGGATGCCGGGCACGGGCGGTGATGGCGAGATTGCCGCGCTGTCGGGGCTGGCCGTGCCGGATAAGAACGCGCCTTACACCGTGTGGCTGGCCAGCGTGCTGGCAGACCGTGCGCGGGATGGCGCAAGCGGCGTCCTGCTGCCGCAGCCGGACGAGCAGGCCATGTGGGCAGAGCATCTGCCGGCCCATGGTCTGTTGTTGCGCCTGCCGTTGACCGCGCAAGATAGCAAGAAGCCTGGTGACGCGCTGTTGGCCTTGTGGCGCGACACGCCCTGGCCAGGCTCGGAATCAACAATGCTGGGACTGCTGGCCGATGCCTACGCTCACGCATGGCGTGCATTGACGCCCGTGGCGCGACGCAGGCGTGCGTCCGCCTGGTGGGGCCGGCTGCGCCACGGTGAGCGTCGTACGCGCTGGTGGCTGGGCCTGGGCGCGGCCGTGGCGGTGTTGATGTGCGTGCCCGTGCGTCAATCCGTTCTGGCGCCTGCTGAAGTCGTGGCGCGCGCGCCCATGGCGGTGCGTGCGCCGCTGCAAGGCGTGGTCGACCGCATTGCTGTCACGCCGAATCAAGCGGTGGAGAAAGGCCAGTTGCTGGCAGCGCTGGATGTGCGCGACCTGGAAGGACGGTTGGAAAGCGCGCGTCAGGCGCTGGCGGTGGCCGAAACAGAGCTGCGGCAAAACCAGCAGCAAGCGCTGGTGGATGACCGCAGCAAAGCGACGCTGGCTTTGGCGCAAGGTAAGCGCGAACAAGCCGCGAGCGACATGGATTTCTACGCCAAGGCGGTGGCGCGCGCGCAGTTGCGCGCTGAACGCGCTGGCATTGCCTTGTTCGATGACCCGGCAGATTGGATCGGCAAGCCGGTCGCGTTGGGTGAACGCATCATGATGGTGGCTGACCCTGCGGATGTCGAGCTAGAGATCCACTTGCCGGTTGGCGATGCCATCGAACTTCCCGCCCAGGCGCCGGTGCAGTTGTTCTTGAACACTGCGCCCGTCGCGCCTTTGTCCGCCACCTTGCTGCGCGTGGGTTATCGCGCCGCGCCAACGGCCGACGGCGCCATGGCCTATCGCGTGCGTGCCCGGTTTGACGAGGCCGGCGCGCAGGAAGTGCAGCCGCGCGTGGGGTTGAAGGGTACAGCCAAACTCTACGGTGAACGCACGCCGCTCGTGGGTTATCTGTTGCGCAAACCCCTGGCAACATTGCGCGTATGGCTGGGAATGTGA
- a CDS encoding TolC family protein, with product MNLSSQSKPPMTHRARRFALTALATAVLAGCAVAPPETLSTQDLLKLDQTDRSVMFAQQEPVTGPITLDEAIARAVKYNLQQRLALMERALEDDLVDVQKQGMLPKLTARAGMRARNNDYGSSSESLATGVQSLVPSTSQERDTHTADLQMTWNVLDFGLSYFGAKAQGNKALAAEERRRRVVADIIRQTRTAYWNAVTAERLKDRVTSTLAEARQTLEYARQTEQKRLVAPILALRYQRDLLNMVRQTEALDNELAQAKARLATLMNLPLTTDFTLAAPDASTLTSPNLAYELADLEALAMVRRPELREESYLARNAVLETRMSLLRLFPNASLFGGLSYDSNKYLANNNWADAGVQVSWNLLNVLSWPAISRAGESREQVAELRRQALRMTVLSQVHIAWLERQRAEIAFRRANELSRLQDAIQVQTENAARSSAETHLEVVRAKVETLLATRARDLSYAELVNAQNTIYQAAGIDPLPERIADETLMSLARDIAETNRKIESGHVEVPRLAVAEPAAVAAAGQAVAESVAQAVASEPAPAPLPALRTVSGSMWSHLGSVAGSSQVAATAPVESLPVVVR from the coding sequence ATGAATCTCTCTTCCCAATCCAAGCCGCCCATGACACACCGCGCCCGCCGTTTTGCGCTGACGGCGCTTGCCACTGCCGTCCTTGCGGGTTGCGCAGTCGCCCCGCCCGAGACGTTGAGCACGCAAGATCTGCTCAAGCTTGACCAGACCGACCGCAGCGTCATGTTTGCGCAGCAAGAGCCGGTGACGGGTCCGATTACGCTGGACGAGGCCATTGCACGCGCGGTCAAGTACAACCTTCAGCAGCGCCTGGCCTTGATGGAGCGTGCGCTGGAAGACGATCTGGTGGATGTGCAGAAACAGGGCATGCTGCCCAAGCTGACGGCGCGCGCTGGCATGCGTGCCCGCAACAATGACTATGGTTCGTCAAGCGAATCGCTGGCCACGGGCGTGCAGTCTTTGGTGCCGTCGACAAGCCAGGAACGCGACACCCACACCGCCGACTTGCAGATGACGTGGAACGTGCTGGACTTTGGCTTGAGCTATTTCGGCGCCAAGGCGCAGGGCAACAAGGCGTTGGCGGCCGAAGAGCGCCGCCGCCGCGTGGTGGCCGACATCATCCGCCAGACGCGCACTGCATACTGGAACGCGGTCACGGCCGAACGCCTGAAAGACCGAGTGACGTCGACTTTGGCCGAAGCCCGCCAAACGCTGGAATACGCGCGTCAGACCGAACAGAAGCGCCTGGTAGCGCCCATCCTGGCGCTGCGCTATCAGCGGGACTTGCTGAACATGGTGCGTCAGACCGAAGCGCTGGACAACGAGCTGGCGCAAGCCAAGGCCCGTCTGGCCACATTGATGAATCTGCCGCTGACGACAGACTTCACGCTGGCCGCGCCGGACGCTTCTACGCTGACGTCGCCCAATCTGGCCTATGAGCTGGCGGATCTGGAAGCGCTGGCCATGGTTCGCCGCCCCGAGCTGCGAGAAGAAAGCTATCTGGCGCGCAATGCAGTGCTGGAGACGCGCATGTCCCTGCTGCGCCTGTTTCCCAATGCGTCGCTCTTTGGCGGCCTGAGCTACGACAGCAACAAATATCTGGCTAACAACAACTGGGCGGATGCGGGCGTGCAGGTCAGCTGGAACCTGTTGAACGTGCTGTCGTGGCCTGCGATCAGCCGCGCGGGCGAATCGCGCGAGCAGGTGGCCGAGTTGCGGCGTCAGGCGCTGCGTATGACCGTGCTTAGTCAGGTGCATATTGCGTGGCTGGAACGCCAGCGCGCCGAGATCGCTTTCCGTCGCGCCAATGAATTGAGCCGCTTGCAGGATGCGATTCAGGTGCAGACTGAAAACGCCGCGCGCAGCAGCGCCGAAACGCATCTGGAAGTGGTGCGCGCCAAGGTCGAAACACTGCTGGCCACACGTGCCCGGGACCTGAGTTATGCGGAACTCGTCAACGCGCAGAACACGATCTACCAAGCTGCGGGCATCGATCCGCTGCCCGAGCGTATTGCCGACGAAACCCTGATGAGCCTGGCGCGCGATATCGCCGAGACCAACCGGAAGATCGAAAGTGGCCATGTGGAAGTGCCGCGGCTGGCTGTGGCGGAACCGGCGGCGGTCGCTGCGGCCGGGCAAGCCGTGGCCGAATCGGTGGCGCAGGCGGTTGCAAGCGAGCCCGCTCCGGCCCCGCTGCCTGCGTTGCGTACCGTCTCGGGCAGTATGTGGAGCCACCTGGGATCGGTGGCAGGCTCCAGCCAGGTCGCGGCGACCGCCCCAGTGGAATCCTTGCCTGTAGTTGTGCGCTGA
- a CDS encoding efflux RND transporter periplasmic adaptor subunit — protein MASLIFPALRPRAGLMLAAWMGVSTIAYAEAPIPPGQALSATPAVDSARAQLVAARRAVISSGLSGKIDTLPFREGDRFKKGDVLVAYDCALNRARLERAVLAESAARKKQAVAEQLEVLKSISRSDVEQARATVAVARAESSAERVLVDRCTITAPFAGRVGETYARAAESVAEGEKLVSIYDDSAFELEAIVPSRWLAWLTPGSPLRITVDETGRTYEAAVSHIAGAVDPVSQSVKIIGRLEDKQSASVDLLPGMSGSVRVDLPGSGAP, from the coding sequence ATGGCTTCGTTGATTTTTCCTGCTTTGCGTCCGCGCGCCGGCTTGATGCTGGCCGCGTGGATGGGTGTATCGACGATAGCGTATGCAGAAGCGCCAATCCCGCCTGGGCAGGCGCTGTCGGCGACGCCCGCCGTGGACAGCGCCCGGGCGCAATTGGTGGCGGCGCGCCGCGCGGTTATTTCAAGCGGACTGTCCGGCAAGATCGACACGTTGCCGTTTCGCGAAGGCGACCGCTTCAAGAAGGGCGATGTGCTGGTGGCCTACGACTGCGCGCTGAATCGCGCTCGCCTGGAACGTGCCGTGCTGGCGGAGTCCGCCGCCCGCAAAAAGCAGGCAGTGGCCGAGCAGTTGGAGGTTTTGAAATCCATCAGCAGGTCCGATGTCGAACAGGCGCGGGCGACGGTGGCCGTCGCTCGCGCCGAAAGCAGTGCTGAACGCGTGCTGGTGGACCGCTGCACTATTACCGCGCCGTTCGCGGGCCGGGTCGGGGAAACCTATGCGCGCGCGGCAGAAAGCGTGGCCGAAGGTGAAAAACTCGTCAGCATCTACGACGACTCCGCCTTCGAGCTGGAAGCGATTGTGCCCTCACGCTGGCTGGCGTGGCTCACGCCCGGTTCGCCGCTGCGCATTACCGTTGATGAGACGGGCCGTACTTACGAGGCTGCCGTGTCGCACATTGCGGGCGCAGTGGATCCAGTCAGCCAGTCGGTCAAGATCATCGGCCGTCTCGAGGACAAGCAGAGCGCGTCGGTGGATCTTCTGCCTGGCATGAGCGGCAGCGTCCGCGTGGATCTTCCCGGCTCAGGCGCGCCGTGA